Within the Anaerotignum faecicola genome, the region GGTTCGGGAAATGTCCCGTCTGTTTATTCCTCTGTCTAACCAAGTCAAAAACGTGGTTTCTGACTTAAATGCTTTAACGCCGTCTGTGCCACAATCCCAATCAGCACCCCCGTTACCACGCCCGAAACGAGCAGGAAGGGCAAATAATATGCCATCCGCACATTCTGCACCACAAGCGACGCAACCACAATCTGACCGACATTATGAAAAATACCGCCTGCAACGGAAACGCCGATCATGCTGAATTTCCCCGTTTTCTGCAAAAGCACCATCACCGCAAAGCTGCATAATGCCCCTGCCAAGCTGTAGAGCA harbors:
- a CDS encoding Gx transporter family protein, which translates into the protein MNYRKIPYYGLFAALAILMGYVEFMIPVPVPIPGVKLGLANVIVIIMLYFMDAKSAFFVSLIRVLLSGLLFAGFAGMLYSLAGALCSFAVMVLLQKTGKFSMIGVSVAGGIFHNVGQIVVASLVVQNVRMAYYLPFLLVSGVVTGVLIGIVAQTALKHLSQKPRF